The following coding sequences are from one Arthrobacter sp. PvP023 window:
- a CDS encoding DUF2306 domain-containing protein translates to MEPWNVLLVSHVIAALFVLVIGPFQILRRRRDRIHRTMGYLWVAAMYYVCFSSFWIVTAEHFTWLHGLSAFTIVTVTLGLVSAIRRNVPSHLGNMVGSYVGIAVAFIFAVAVPGRAIPQLLAEDPATAAYVAGLVVLSVVVVFVSLKRGGRAGVGAKVKDQTLSHSLQV, encoded by the coding sequence ATGGAGCCCTGGAATGTACTGCTAGTCAGCCATGTGATCGCAGCGCTGTTCGTCCTTGTGATTGGCCCCTTTCAGATTCTTCGACGGCGCCGCGACCGCATCCACCGCACCATGGGATACCTCTGGGTGGCGGCCATGTACTACGTCTGCTTCAGTAGTTTCTGGATTGTGACCGCAGAACATTTCACCTGGTTGCACGGGCTGTCCGCCTTCACCATCGTGACTGTTACCCTCGGCCTTGTCAGTGCAATTCGCCGTAACGTTCCGTCGCACCTGGGCAACATGGTGGGCAGCTACGTCGGCATTGCCGTGGCCTTCATTTTTGCCGTCGCCGTCCCGGGGCGGGCGATCCCGCAACTTCTTGCCGAGGACCCGGCCACCGCGGCGTACGTCGCCGGTCTGGTGGTGCTAAGCGTCGTGGTGGTCTTCGTTTCGCTCAAGCGCGGTGGCCGTGCGGGGGTGGGGGCCAAGGTGAAGGACCAAACGCTCTCTCACTCCCTGCAGGT
- a CDS encoding IS30 family transposase — translation MRSSTRRSRKMGPEGLVEKKPLYVQLMKQGYSNSEACRVLGIGRNTGHHWLHGRNGVEGLIQQGLDPRPRVAVPAAGGSLRYLSEDERIFIADRLLARASLRSIARELGRSASTISRELARNRPDSRRYHPFRAQKMAQKRRPRPRLSKLTGDADLRQYVVECLSKRWSPQQVCRALKERFPGELHRHLVHETIYRALYGLSIRPVPSGSARLLRSGKYSRRPRSRTKVKPRQYITDALKIGDRPAHIATREEAGHWEGDLIMGKANKSAIVTLVERSSRFLIAFALPPGIRSDVMRDRLIEVLGVLPATLRRTLTWDRGSEMARHAEVTVALGTLVYFCDPASPWQRASNENANGLLRQYFRKGADLSTVEPADVRFAADEINGRPRAVLAWNSATVRFTSLQTIAALQNTAISSGTEGTLPPPTAGDNPL, via the coding sequence ATGCGCAGTTCGACGCGCCGATCGAGGAAAATGGGCCCAGAGGGCTTGGTTGAGAAGAAGCCCTTGTACGTTCAGCTGATGAAGCAGGGATATTCCAACTCCGAGGCCTGCAGGGTCCTCGGCATAGGCCGGAACACAGGCCATCACTGGTTGCATGGACGCAACGGTGTGGAGGGCTTGATCCAGCAAGGTTTGGATCCGAGGCCGCGCGTCGCGGTGCCTGCGGCCGGCGGATCCCTCCGTTACTTATCAGAAGATGAACGCATCTTCATTGCCGACCGTCTATTGGCCCGTGCAAGCCTTCGATCCATCGCCCGGGAGCTTGGGCGTTCGGCGTCCACGATCAGCAGGGAGTTAGCCCGAAACCGTCCTGACTCCCGCCGCTATCATCCGTTCCGTGCCCAGAAAATGGCGCAGAAGAGACGCCCGAGACCCCGGCTTTCCAAGCTGACCGGTGACGCCGACCTGCGGCAGTACGTCGTGGAATGCCTGTCGAAGCGATGGAGCCCGCAACAGGTCTGCCGGGCGCTGAAGGAACGGTTTCCAGGCGAACTCCACAGACATTTGGTCCACGAAACGATCTACCGCGCGCTTTACGGCCTGAGCATTCGCCCTGTCCCATCGGGCTCTGCCCGGCTGTTGCGTTCCGGAAAATACAGCCGGCGCCCGCGGTCGCGGACCAAGGTGAAGCCTCGCCAATACATCACCGATGCCCTGAAGATCGGGGATCGGCCGGCCCATATTGCCACCCGGGAGGAGGCAGGCCACTGGGAAGGCGATCTCATCATGGGGAAGGCGAACAAGTCCGCGATAGTCACCCTGGTGGAACGGTCCTCACGGTTCCTCATCGCCTTTGCGCTTCCGCCAGGGATCAGGTCTGACGTCATGCGCGACCGGCTCATAGAAGTTCTCGGAGTCCTGCCGGCCACACTGCGGAGAACATTGACCTGGGACCGGGGTTCCGAAATGGCCAGGCACGCCGAGGTGACTGTAGCGCTCGGTACGCTCGTCTACTTCTGTGATCCTGCCAGCCCCTGGCAACGGGCTTCGAACGAGAACGCCAACGGTCTGCTCCGCCAATACTTCCGGAAAGGAGCCGACCTCAGCACGGTAGAACCAGCCGATGTCCGCTTCGCCGCGGACGAGATCAACGGTCGGCCCCGTGCCGTCCTCGCGTGGAACAGTGCAACCGTCCGGTTTACTTCCCTCCAAACCATTGCCGCGCTTCAGAACACTGCGATTTCCAGCGGCACCGAGGGCACGCTTCCTCCGCCCACAGCCGGGGACAATCCTTTATGA